GAGCGCCTGGAGGGTCGGCACGTGGGTGGGGTCGATGCCGAGGGCCCGCTCGAACGCCTCGCGCGCCTGCGCCGGCCGCTGGAGGCGCTCGTCGAGGAGGTTCCCGATACGATGCCAGAGCGCGAGCTGCTCCTGCGCCTCGGGGGTCACGCTCGCCAGTCGGGCGATCACGTCCACCAGCCGCGGCCAGCGCTCGGCGCGCTCGAGCAGGCTCGCCAGCTCCTCCAGGACGAGCGGATCGTCGGGCTGCTCCTGCGCGGCGCGCTCGAGGGCGTCGAGCGCTTCGTCGCGATTCCCGAGGCGCTCCGCGTGCAGCCGACCCACCCGGTAGAGCGCCAGCGCGCGCTCCTCGGGGTGCGTGGACTGCGCGGCGCGTCGCTCGAGCACGCGGATCAGGTCCCGCCAGCGCTTCTGCGCGTGACAGAGCCGCTCGAGGGCGACGTTCGCGCCCGTGGCGTGCGGATCCAGGCGCAGCGCCGTCTCGTAGAGCTCGAGGGCGGCGTCCACGCGGTTGGCGCGGTGCTCCATCACGCGGGCGCGCTCGACGATGAGCGCGGCGCGGTGCCGCGCGTCCTTGGCCACCGCGTTCGCCTTGCGCTCGAGCGTCCGCTCCAGCTCCCCCCACGCGGTCTCGGCGCGGTCGCGCTGCTCGAGGGCCGTGACGATGGCGACGTCGGCGCGATCGAGCTCGGCGGCCGTCTTGTAGGCTTGCTTCGCCTTCTCGTCGTCCCCGAGCACGTCCTCGAGCACGCGGCCCTTGGCATAGAGCAGGGACGCCTTCTTCTTGGAGTCGGCCGTGAGGCGCGCCTCGGCGTCGAAGTAGGGGAGGGCGTCGCGCCAACGCTTCTGCGCGAGCGCCACCCGCCGCGCTCCGCGGAGGGCGGGCACGTGGTCCTTCTGGTCGTCGAGGGCGCGCGCGTAGAGCTCGCGCGCACGGTCGAGCGCGCCCTCCGTGTCGGACAGCGGGCCTTCGTGCAGGCGGGCGAGCTCGTAGGCGAGGCGAGCGCGCCGCGCGCGGTCCTTCGTCTCCGCCAGCTCGGGCTCCCAGTCGGCGACCAGGCTCGCAGCGACCTCGCGCAGCGGCTCGCTCCCGAGGTTGTCGAGCACGAGGGTCTGCTCGTCGCTGTCCGGCTCGAGCTGCGGCGCGGGCATGCCGTGCGCGGTGGTGATGTGCTGGCGGCTCGGGGCGGGGCCGCCGGCGCGGCCGAGGCCCTTGATCTTCGGTCGCAGCGGAGGCGGCGCGCTCGCCGGCCTGGCGGGCGGCGCGGGGCGACCCGAGCGCGGCGGCTTGGGCGGCGGCGGAGCGCTCCGACGCGGGGGCGGGGGAGGGGGCGCCGACATCGAACGGGTCGGCGGGCGGCTCTGCGTCCGCGGAGGGAGCGGAGGAGGGAGGCTCGACTTCGGACGCGGAGGCTCGGGGCTCGCGGCTGGCTCGCCTTCGAGCTCGTCCTCGAGCTCTCCGAGCACCGCGTCGAGCGTGCTCTCACGACGGCCCTCGGACGCTGCGTCTTTCGTCGCCGCGTCCTTCAGCTCCCCGACCTCGACCTCCATGGTCGGCTCGCGCTCGTCACCCATTCGGAGGGGGCGAGGTTACTGCATCGGGTGGGTGTGGGGCTACAGCGCCCGCCGCCGGGCGCGGCGCTGCTGCTGGATCCAGCGTCGGCGAGCGCGCTCCCACTGCCTCTGCGAGCGGCGCCAGGCGCGGCTGGGTGCGCCAGTGTAGGGCGGCGGCGGCGCGTAGTAGCCGCCGACCGGCGGGACGATCGTGATGACGGCGCCGCCGCGGCGGGGCGCGGGGTAATACGGCTGCGGCTGCACGTATGGCTGCACGTACGGGCGGGGCTGCACGTAGGGCTGCGCGTATGGCTGCACCTGCGGCCGGCTCGGCTGCACCCCCGCCGCCCCGCCCACCGAGGGGTGCGCCGGGAAGCCCGGGGGCGGGCCCTGCACGCTGCGGTCGACCTCGAGTTGCTGGCCCGGCTGCGCGCCGGGGGGCATCGGGTAGTACCACCAGCGGCCCGAGCCGTAGACCCAGTACGCGGAGACGCGGCCGGCGCGACGCTCGAGGACCACGGTGCCGTGGCTGCCCTCCTGCGCGACGTAGGTCGCCTGGGGCGTGGGCGCGGTCGGCGCCCGGGGGGCGCTCGCGGGGGGCGCGCTCGCCGGGGGCGGCTGGACG
The nucleotide sequence above comes from Sandaracinaceae bacterium. Encoded proteins:
- a CDS encoding CAP domain-containing protein; this encodes MPRQTHLLLSLLAALALPLSASAQDFDLSGEQSMLARINAMRAAEGLAPLEREAGLDAAARAHCADMAAQRQLTHVSEASGTPADRVRTAGVEAQTIAENVALHRSADEAHQALLGSDAHRANMLGPTHTHVGLAALTTDHGVYVTQVFATLAGAAPEPVEPQIAEEQVVPPTLPAPSIQEQPEAPRVVQPPPASAPPASAPRAPTAPTPQATYVAQEGSHGTVVLERRAGRVSAYWVYGSGRWWYYPMPPGAQPGQQLEVDRSVQGPPPGFPAHPSVGGAAGVQPSRPQVQPYAQPYVQPRPYVQPYVQPQPYYPAPRRGGAVITIVPPVGGYYAPPPPYTGAPSRAWRRSQRQWERARRRWIQQQRRARRRAL